The DNA region TCCAAAATTAAAAAGCTTACCTGTGTATTCTCTTTTATGCATTATTAATTCAAAATTGATTAATTTTTATCATAAGTATAGCTTTCTTGATTTAGAAAAAGAGCTTTTTCAGAAGATTTTAATTGCAAATTGTAAAAAATTACCAATTAAAAATGTCGATTCGGATATTCAAAATAAATTCGAATTATCTTCAAAAAAAGCTATATCATTAATTGGTGATTACCATAATTTGTTGGAAAAATTCCAAAAATACCTTCAGCAAACATTCCAATTAGAAAAACTTCCCAAAAAACTACAAAACTGGCACGATCTGGAGTTTGGCGAGTTTATAAAAGAACTCAACAAAGCCATAAAGGCCAATAACAAACTACGTGTTAAAGAGGGTTTAGAAGAAGTGCCAACCCTCACCAAAAAAGATGAGTTTGAGTGGCTCGACCTTTTTGAAGAGAACAAACAAAAAGCACAAACCCTGCAACACCAAATTAACCAAACCGATAAACAAATAGACCAAATGGTTTACGAGCTTTACGGCCTTACCGAAGAAGAAATAAAAATAGTTGAGGCATCTTAAAAAAGTAATGTGCCATAAACAGATTGCTTCACTGCGCTCGCAATGACATTGCAAAAGGTATAAAAACAAAAAATCCCAAAACAAATGTTTCGGGATTTTTTTGTGGTACCTCCAGGAATCGAACCAGGGACACAAGGATTTTCAGTCCTTTGCTCTACCAACTGAGCTAAGGTACCTCGCAAAGCGGTTGCAAATATAAAATCATTTTTACTTTTCCCCAAAATAAATCGGGAAAAAATATCTCAAAAAATCTATTTTTTTGAATAGGTTTCGGTAACCTATTCAAGTTTAGTGCAATAAAAATTGAATATACCTGAAAATTGTTCGTCGTTTTGTAAATTTAGCGATTTTTAGAATTAAAATGAACTTAATTATAGATGTAGGGAATTCGTTTGTAAAGTTAGCCGTTTTTAAAGGCGAGGCCTTAAAGCACAAAACAGTGGTTAAATTAGAGGCTGTTTTGGAAGAAATAAAAGCATTGAAGCAAAATTTTCCGGCTATTAAACGCGCCATTGTGTCTTCGGTTGGTAAACTCAATTCCCATACTGCCGAGCAAATAGCCAAGCATTTCAATGTACTTGTTTTAAATTCAGAAACCAATTTGCCATTCACTAATCTGTATCAAACCCCAAAAACGTTGGGAGTAGACAGAATCGCTTTGGTGAGCGGGGCTGCAGGGCAATTTCCAAATGAAGATGTACTGATTATCGATGCAGGAACTTGCATTACCTACGATTTTATAAACTCAGAAAATGAATATTTGGGTGGCGCCATTTCACCCGGTGTACGTATGCGCTACGAAGCTTTGAATAATTTAACGGCCAATTTACCGTTATTGGATACAGAGCAGCCAAAGCACATCATTGGCGGTTCTACACAGCAATCCATCCACTCTGGTGTGGTGCACGGTATTTTAAATGAAATAGATGGAGCGGTACAAGCATATCGCCTTAAATATCCAGATTTAACAGTTATTTTAACAGGAGGCGACACTAATTTTTTGTCTAAGCAATTAAAAAGTAGCATATTTGCCAATCCTAATTTTCTTTTAGAGGGATTAAACTATATTTTACAATTTAACTCGAACGAATGATTAAAAAACTTGTATTAGTTTTTGTTTTAGTATTTTCAATTTACAGTTACGGGCAAGAAGGTACGGCTTCACCTTATTCTTTTTATGGTATTGGTAACCTTAAATTTAAGGGAACTGTTGAAAACCGCAGTATGGGTGGATTGAGCATCTATACCGATAGTATTCACGTTAATTTACGAAATCCATCGTCTTACGCAGGCGATAATGTGGGCATCTATCCTTTTGGAGGGGAAACCCGCCCGGTTAAGTTTACCGTTGGAGGGTCTTATTCTAGACGCGATCTGAAAAGCGATTCGGGTACTGCCGAAGCGTCTTCTGCAACCTTCGATTATTTAGCTATGTCGGTGCCTTTGGGGAAATTCGGGTTCGGTTTTGGCTTGTTGCCCTACACTTCCGTAGGCTATAAACTGGAATCGTTGAATGATAATGAAGATATTCAAAATAGATTTCAGGGCGAGGGTGGTGTCAATAAAGTATTTTTAGGTTTAGGTTACCAGATTGCCAAAGGCGTAACGGCAGGTATCGACGTGCATTATAACTTCGGAAACATACAAAACAGTGTTTTAAGCTATCAGTACGATAACGGTATGCCCGTGCAATACCAATCCAGTGAGCGCAACCGTTCGGATTTAAGCGGATTGAATATCAATTTGGGCGTATCGTACAAAACCATGCTTAAAAACGATTTGGAATTGGTTACTAGTGCAACATTTACCCCAGAGAGCAATTTGACTTCAAAAAATGAGAGATCCATTTCAACAGTAAGTGTGTCATCTACCGGTCAGGAGTTTGTTGTCAATACCGTCGAGACCGATTTGGAAGCCATGGGATTAAAAGAAACCGATTTGGTAATGCCATCTAAGTTGGCCTTTGGGGCCGGTATCGGAAAACCCAGAAAATGGTTTGTGGGAGCCGAAACGACATTCCAAAAAACAAGCCGTTTTTCAAATGAATTATATTCAACCAGTTCAACAACATATGAGGATGCTTATTCGTTCTCTTTAGGAGGGTTTTATATTCCCGATTACGGATCGTTCGATAGCTATTGGAAACGCATCGTTTACCGAGCCGGTTTAAGAAACGAGGAAACCGGATTGAACATCAATAATGAATCAATAAAGGAGTTTGGCATATCTTTTGGTATAGGATTACCAGTGGGAGACGCCAGATTACTGTCTAACGCCAATTTAGGGGTCGAATTCGGGAAAAGAGGAACAACAAATGGCAATTTAATACAAGAGAATTTTATTAATTTCCAATTAAGTTTATCTTTGAACGATCGATGGTTCCAAAAAAGAAAATATGATTAAAAGAACAAAATTATTACCATGAAAACTAAAATTACATTATTAGCACTTTTGTTTATTGGATTGAACTTGGGTTTTGCGCAGCAAGATGAAGAATGCATGACCAAGCTTTCCATTTTCCACGAATATACCAAAGCAAAAAATTATGATGCCGCTTACGAACCATGGATGGCCGTAAGAAACAAATGCCCTAAATTCAACAACGCCATTTATGTAGATGGCGAGAAAATATTGGAGCATAAAATTGATAATTCTACTGGAGCCGAAAAGGTAGCTTTTGTAAATGACCTAGTAAAAATGTGGGAGCAAAGAGCCGAGCATTTTGCCAGTAAAACCCCAAAGGGTGAATATGCTGCAAAAGCTTGCCAATTAATGTACGATAACCAAAAAGAATTAGGTAAAACCAAAGAGGAACTTTATGAGTGTTTCGATAATGCCTATAAATTAGATAAAGAAACATTTACAAACCCGAAAAGTATCTACACTTACTTTTCTTTGATGGTTGATTTGTTTGATGAAGGCAAAAAGCCAGCGGCTGAACTGTTCAGCAAATACGATGATGTAGTTGATAAAATTGAAGAAGAAGTAAAGAAAGATTCTGAGAAATTAAATAAACTAATTGAGAAGGAAGAAGCGGGTACGGCATTAACAAAAAAGGAAGAGAGCTACAAAAGATATTACGAAAGCTATTTAAAAGCCTACGATCAAGTATCTAGTAGTGTCGATGGTAAGTTAGGGCCAAGAGCAAACTGCGAAAACTTAATCCCTATTTTTACCAGAGATTTTGAAGCAAACAAAGACAATGCCGTTTGGTTACAAAGAGCTGCAGGGCAAATGTCGCAAAAAGAATGTACTGATGATCCGTTGTTCTTCAAGTTGGTAAATGCTTACCACGATTTAAGTCCATCAGCAAACTCAGCATATTACTTAGGTTTGTTGAAGGATAAAGAAGGAAAAACCAATGAAGCTATTGATTTCTTCGAGCAGGCTATTAGCTTAGAAACCGATAGTTTCAAAAAATCTAAATTGAATTATAGAATCGCTACCAAACTAAAGGCTAGAGGTAGCTATGGTAAAGCGAGAAATTACTATCGCCAAGCCTTAAAACTTAACCCGTCAAACGGTCGTCCTTATTTAGCTATTGCCGCGATGTACGCAGCTAGTGCCAACAACTGTGGTGAAACAACATTCGATAAAAGAGCCGTATATTGGTTAGCAGCCGATGAAGCCAAAAAAGCATCTCGAGTTGATCCAACCTTATCAAAAGCAGCAGCACAATCTGCGGCGAACTACGAGGCAAAAGCGCCTTCTAAATCAGATGTGTTTAGTTCCGGCAGATCAGGAGAAACCATCAACATAGGCTGTTGGATTGGAGCATCTGTTAAGGTGCCAAGTGTTGGAAAATAATGATTAAAAAGGTTACATACTTTATATTAAACATAGTCACAATATTTATTGTGGCTATGTTTTTTTCATGTAATAACAACTTAGATAAAGTACAGAAATTAGGCATTTCAGAAAACGAACCCATTGGTGTAGATTACAACATGAATGTAAAATATACCGATTCGGGAAGAGTTACGGCCAACTTGATCAGCACCAAAATGTTGGATTATACCAACCGCGATTTCCCTTTTAGGGAATTTGTTGACGGTGCTACACTTTACGTTTACGACAAAGACAATAAAAAGAGCACCGTTGTAGCCGATCGAGCCGTTGTTTATGAAAAAACCGGCATAATTGATATGCGAAGCAACGTGGTGATCACCACACACGACAACAGTGTGTTAAAAACCGATCAGCTTTACTACGACCAAAAAAAAGAATGGCTGTTTACCAACTTTCCGGTAGAGTTTCAAACAGAACAAGACCTTATTAAAGGTAACGGCTTCGATTCCAATTCAAAATTCACAAACGCCGAAGTGCTTGAGGTAACGGGCATCATCACATTGGAAGAATAAACCTGTAATCTCCAATTTTTTGAAAATTGAGTTCCAAAAGGTATTTGGTTTCAATTTTATTTATCTTTATACCAAATTATTCATCTATGAAATTTGCTAGAATTTTTCAATATGCCTATCTGGTTTTTGCCGTACTGTTCCTTTACGATGGCATTTCAAAATGGAACGATGGCACAAACGGTGCTTATGTGTCGTTAGCTTTAGCAGGATTGGCAGTGTTCATATTCTTCTTTAGAAGACGCTTTAGGCAAAAATATGAGAATAAAGACGGTTCAAAATAAATGAGCATTTATGTCATCATAATTATAGTGTCGCTTATCCTGTCGGCCTTTTTTTCGGGGATGGAAATCGCTTATGTGTCTTCCAATAAGATCCACATCGAAATTGAAAAAAAGCAGGATGGCTTGTTGGCCAAAGCATTGAGGAAACTTACCGCACGTCCGTCAAAATTCATAACAACCATGCTTATTGGAAACAACATAGCATTGGTGGTTTACGGGTTTTTTATGGGCGATGTTTTGGTGAATTGGTTTCAGTCGATTTTGCCAACTAATAGTGGCTTTTTAAATTATTTGCTAACCGATTTAAGTCTGTTTTCGCAAACCGTGCTCTCCACGTTGGTGATTTTGATTACTGCAGAATTCCTGCCCAAAGTATTCTTTCAAATTTATGCCAATACACTAATTAAAGCGCTGGCGATTCCGGCATACTTTTTTTATGTGATATTTACGCTGATTTCTGAATTTATCATTTGGATTTCAGACATCATTCTAAAAACCTTTTTCAAAACCGAAGGCGATCAAATTCAATTGGCATTTACAAAAGTGGAGTTGGGCAACTATATCAGCGAGCAAATGGAATCGGTGGAGGCACACGACGATGTAGATAGCGAAATCCAGATTTTTCAAAATGCTTTAGAATTTTCAGAAGTAAAAGCCCGCGAGGTGATGATTCCCCGTACCGAAATTATTGCAGTTGAAATCAACGATTCTGTGCAAAACCTGAACACACTATTTACTGAAACGGGCCGCACCAAAATACTGGTTTACAAAGATACGATTGACGATATTTTGGGCTATGTACATTCGTTCGAACTCTTTAAAAAAGCCCAAACCATAAAGGAAATACTTACCCCGGTGGAGTTTGTTCCCGAAACGGTGCTCATTAAAGATGTGCTGAGCGTGCTCACCAAAAAGCGGCGCAGTATTGCTGTGGTTTTAGATGAATACGGTGGTACTTCGGGTATTATGACGGTCGAGGATATTATTGAAGAATTGTTCGGCGAAATTGAAGACGAGCACGATTCCGATGATTCCATTGAAGAAAAATTGGATGACGATACCTATAATTTTTCCGCCAGATTGGAGGTCGATTACATCAACGAAGCTTACAAAGTGAACCTTCCAGAAAGTGAAAATTACGAAACACTTGGCGGGTTGATTGTAAACCATACCGAAGAAATTCCCGCACAAAACGAGGTGGTTAAAATCGATAAGTTTCAGTTTACTATTTTGGCTGTTTCCAACACTAAAATAGATTTGGTAGAACTGAAAGTGCAGGACGACGATTAAAAAAGTGTCCCTGTTCCGTCTATCACTTCTTTGTAAACTTCACAATAAATAAATATCCCTTTTATTATTAAATAGAAAATGGTATTTTCGCGCACGATATTTTTGTCGGTTATTGCATAATTGACACCAACTTAACAACAAATCCCAGCTTTGGGTAATTAAATTTAATTTACAAATGGCAGTTTTAAATAAGATAAGACAACGTTCACTATTCTTAATCCTAATCATAGCATTGGCGCTATTTTCTTTCGTATTGGCAGATTTGTTTAGAAACAGCGAAGCCCTTACATCGAAATCACAAAACGTTGTGGCAACTATCAACGGAAAAGACATTACCCGCGAAGACTTTTTGCAAAAAGTAGAAGCTGCACAACGTCAAGCTGGACCAAATGCAACCAACACGCAAGTAATGAACCGTGTTTGGGAGCAGGAAGTACGCCAGGCCGTTATGGAAACGCAATTTGAAGAGTTGGGTATTACGGTTGAAAAAGACCAAATCCGCGATTTGTTGAAAACAGCCTTATCGTCAAGCCCCGAGTTTTTAAACGAAGCGGGAATGTTCGACGAAAATAAATTGAACGAATACATTGCCAATTTAAAGGAGACCAGTGCTGCCGGTTACCAAAGTTGGATCAACTACGAAAAGCAATTGTCGTTAAACGCATTGAACCAAAACTACTTTAACATGGTTAAGGCGGGGTTAACGGGTACATTGACCGAAGGTGAGTTGGAGCATAAACTGGAAGGTAACAAAGTAGATATTAAATATGTTCAGGTAGCTTATAGCACGATTGCTGATAGCACGGTGCAGGTTTCAAAATCTGATATTTCAAACTATATTAAAGAGAACAAAAAGCAATTTGAAGTTGAGGAGTCGAGAGATATCCGTTACGTAAAGTTTGAAGAAACGGCCTCGGTAGAAGATGAAGCAGCGATTAAAGCCGAGTTGGAAACTTACATAAACGGGAGATTGGTTGACGAAAGAGGTAGAAAAGATACTATTGTAGCCTTTTCACAAGTAAAGGACAACGAAGAATACATCAATGTAATTGCGTCATCAGATATTAAGTTCGATGATCGTTTCGTATTCAAATCGAGTTTGCCAACCGAGTTTGCTGATGATATTTACAACCTTAACGAAGGTGAGGTTTATGGCCCATACAAACACGATGGATATTTTAAAGTATCAAAAGTGGTGGCCGTTAAGCAAATTCCAGATTCTGCTAAGGTACGTCACATATTAATTCCTTTCATTGGTGCACAAAGTGCGCAGCCAGATGTAACTCAAACCGAAGCAGAAGCAAAAGCAACAGCCGATAGCCTTTTAGCAGTATTAAAAAGAAACCGTTCTAAGTTTGAAGATTTTGTTACTGAGTTTTCTTCTGATCAAGGAAGTGTTAATAATGGAGGGCGTTACGATTGGCATCCATACAACACTATGGTTCCTGAATTTAACGAATTCGAGTTCGAAGGTAAAACTGGAGATTTGGGCGTTGTAAAAACTATTTTCGGTTTCCATATTATTGAAATCGAAGGACAAAAAGATAAAAAGAAAGCCGTACAAGTAGGTACTATTGCCAGAACAATTGAGCCTTCTGAAACTACAAGCAACAAAGTGTTTAGAGATGCCTCAAACTTCGAGATTGAAGCTGGAAAAGACGATTTTGAAGCCGTTGCCAAAGAAAACAACTTTGCCGTTCGCCCGGTAAATGGTATTAAGGCTTTGGATGAAAGTATTCCAGGTGTTGGTAATCAGCGTCCTATTGTGCGTTGGGCATTCAACGAAGATTCTGAAACGGGCGATATAAAGCGTTTCAATGTGCCAGGCGGATATGTTATCGCACAATTGGTAGCCAAGCACGAGGCGGGGTTAATGTCGGTTGAAGATGCTACTGCACGTGTGTTGCCAATCATCAAAAAAGAGAAAAAAGCTGAAATTATTAGAGACCGTATTTCTGCGAGTACTTTAGAAGATTTAGCTGCTGCTGAAAATACCACTGTAAGAACAGCCAATGGCGTTAATATGAAAAGTCCAACCATTTCTGGGGCTGGTCGAGAGCCATTAGTTGTTGGTGCTGCATTTGGATTGGAAGAAGGTGAAACCTCTAATTTAATTGATGGGGCAAATGGAGTTTATTTGATTCAGGTAGTTAAAAAGACACCAGCTGTTGAGTTAGATAACTACCAAGCAGCGGCCAATAGAGTGGAGATTCAAAAGTCAAGTGCTGCAAACTCCAAAGTTTATAACGCATTAAAAGAAGCTGCCGATATTGAAGATAACCGTGTAAAAATTCAAATTCAGTAAAAAGTAGTTTTAAATAATATTAGTATGAAAAACAAAAAGCTCCGCGACGCGGAGCTTTTTGTTTTTCATACGTGTTCATTGTCATTTCGAACGAAGAGAGAAATCACATTCCGTTTTAAATCAACTAGATTTAAAGTATATGAATGATTTCAATAGAAAAAGTTCAATCACAAAATCATTTCCGAGTAGGGAATAACCGTGTCAAACCCTTTTTGCTTAAAATAGTTTGTCGGGTTACTTTTTGAAGTCACTAAAACAAAATCGCCGCCCCAAGCACCAAGGCTTTTAACAGCGCCTTCAAAATCATTAAAAAGTAAACGTTTTACAGTAGTTTGATTGGTTATTTTACTGATAATATTCTCATGCGAGTAGAGCAGGACTTCATAATCTTCAAGGTTTTCTACCGAAAGCATTTTTTTGGTAATGCTATTCAAATCTGTAATCAATGCTGTTGAGTTGCCTTTATTGGCATGGTAGTGTTTTATGCCGTCACGACTATTTTGTTTTTGATTTAAATAGACAAAATATAAATGGTCTTTAAAAGATGGGTTAAAATGCACTTGATTAACCACAGGTTTTCCATTAATAAGCTGATAGGTAATGGGGTTATTGTTTTGCGCGCAAGCAATGTCGTAGCCGCTACCACCAAAGGTGTTTTTTAAAAGTAGGTAAGGGTCAACACCTGCCCATTGGGCTAAATTGTTTATTAAAGTAGAGGAAGTACCCAAACCCCAATGTCTTGGAAAATCTAGTGTTGTGGTGATTTTAAAACCGTTGGATGAATTTAAAAACTCGGGATTTAAGGTTTTGGCAGCGTTTAAAATTTGAAAAAGTCGTTTGGAAACGTCATGACGAGGACTGAGCGACGTGTTGATTTCATCAATTTTAAACTCGTCCTCAAACCAAATCATACCTTTTTCGTCTAAACTTCGCCAAATGATTTTGGGTTCTTTAATCAGTTCCACCCGTAGCGATTGCCCGAATTTAGTAGGCACGGCAAGCGATAGCGCTCCGTCGAGTACGACGTATTCTCCAGTGAGCAGTAGTTTGCCATTGCTATGAAATTTTTCCAACTCTTAACTCTTAACTCTTAACTTGTTTATCGCTTCGGTAACGGCGCTATGCGTCACCGTATTGTCTTTAAAATGTTCGGTGAGCGTCTTTTTTTCACTATCGGTAGCTTCAAACTGATTCAAAATATTCATCAAGTGCATTTTCATGTGTCCCTGCTGAATGCCGGTAGTGATTAGCGAACTCACCGCTGCAAAGTTTTGTGCCAATCCGGCAACGGCCACAATTTGCATCAATTCTTTGGCAGAAGGGTTATGCAAGAGTTCCAAGGCCAATTTTACCAAAGGATGCAAACCGGTCAATCCGCCCACGGTGCCCAATGCTAAAGGAATCTCTATCCAAAAGCTAAACACGCCTTTTTCCACTTTGGCGTGACTCAAACTGCTATATTGGCCGTTTCGTGAAGCATAGGCATGCACACCGGCTTCCACCGCTCTAAAATCGTTTCCAGTGGCCAAAACAACGGCATCAATACCATTCATGATGCCTTTATTATGTGTTACGGCGCGATAAGGTTCTACTTCGGCAATGTTTACGGCCTGCACAAATTTATGGGCAAAAGCTTCACCCGAAATAGAATTTTGTGCCAAATCTTCCACCTTGCAGCTCACTCCAGCACATACTAAACAGTCGGGAACGTAATTCGATAAAATGCTCATCACCACCTCAATTTGTTTTTCTTCCTCAGAAAACAAATCAAAATTCAGGGCTTGTTCTTTAAGCGTTTTTGCAAACTGCTCCAAACACGAATTGATAAAATTCGCGCCCATAGCATTTAAGGTTTCAAAAGACACGTGCAACTGGTAATAGTTGGGGATGTCGTTTGTTTTGTCGCGCAATTCAATATCCAAAATGCCACCACCACGTTTTCTCATGTTTTTGGTAATGGCTTCTGAATCCTCAAAAAACTGGGATTTTATTTGCGTGAAAAACTGCTTTAGTTTTTCAAAATCACCATTAAAAATAAAATGAACCTGACCGATTTTTGTGGTGGAAATCACTTCGGTTTTAAATCCGCCGCGGTCCAACCAAAATTTGGCCGCTTTACTGGCCGCCGCTACTACGGAGCTTTCCTCGATGGCCATCGGGATGGTGTAAAGCTTATCATTAATTAAAAAATTTGGTGCCACACCCAACGGCAAATAGTAGTTGGTAATGGTGTTTTCAATAAACTCATCGTGCAGTTGTTGCAATTTTTCGTTACTGTTCCAATATTGTTTTAAGGTACTTTTGGCATCATTGGCATTCGAAAAATAGGTGTTCACAATCCAATCGATTTTTTTCGATTTCGATAATTTTGAAAAGCCTGCAATGGGTTTGCTCATAATTTTTTAAATTAACTGTGCAAAGATACCACTCTTGTTATGAAAAAGGAACCATGTACTAAAAACCACGTTATTTAAGTGTTAATATTTGTTTTTTTTGAAGAATTTTTAGTAAAATTGACATCCTTTTATGAAAAAAATATTTTTTTTGATGAAACACCTAAAATTTTCATTTTACGTTTGCCTGTTTGTAACTTCAATATTGTCAGCGCAAACCAAAGAAATTACCCTTGAAGACATTTGGAAATACGGCACTTTTAGAACCCAATATATGGATGCCCTGCATTCTATGGCCAACGGACGCCAATATTCGGTTTTAAATTTCGATAGGGAAACGCGCAGCACTTCCATCGATATTTACGACTACAAAACGCTTAAAAAAGTGAAGACTTTGGTGACTTCGGCCAATCTTGACCAAATCCCATATTTTACCGATTACACCTTTAGCAAAGACGAAGAAAAAGTGATTTTGGCCACCAATGAAGAAGCCATTTACCGAAGATCGGCATTGGGGAATTATTTTATTTATGATATCAAATCGGGCGATTTAACCCTAATTGATGAAGATAAAATCCAGGAACCCACCTTTTCTCCCGACGGAACCAAAGTGGCGTTTGTAAAGCAGAACAATATTTATGTTTTTAATTTGAATAATGGGGAAACCACGCAAGTTACTTCCGATGGAAAAAAGAATGAAATCATCAACGGGATTACCGATTGGGTTTATGAGGAAGAATTTGCCTTTGTCCGCGCGTTCGATTGGAATGCTGATAGTGACAAAATCGCATTTATCCGATTTGATGAAACCCAGGTGCCAGAGTTCTCCATGGATGTTTACGGCACCGAACTTTACCAAACCCAGCAAGTGTTTAAATACCCCAAGGCGGGCGAAGCCAACTCAAAAGTATCACTTCATATTTACGATGTTGAAAGCGGAAATATTAAGGATGTTAAAGTTGATAAAGCTTATACCGATTTTTATATCCCAAGAATAAAATGGACAAAGAAGGCCAACGTGTTGAGTGCCCAATACATTAATAGACATCAAAACGAATTGGATTTGTGGCTTATTGATGCCAAAACGAATACCTCTAAATTGGTGCTTGCCGAAACCGATGACGCTTATGTAGATGTTACGGACAACCTCACTTTTTTAAAGGACAATAGTTTTATTTGGACGAGTGAAAAAGATGGTTTCAATCACATTTACCATTACAATGAAAATGGAACGCTGATAAACCAAGTCACCAAAGGGAATTGGGAAGTAACCGATTACTACGGTTATGATGCTGATAACAATACCATTTTCTATCAATCAACCGAAAACGGTTCAATTAACAGAGAT from Tamlana crocina includes:
- a CDS encoding type III pantothenate kinase, giving the protein MNLIIDVGNSFVKLAVFKGEALKHKTVVKLEAVLEEIKALKQNFPAIKRAIVSSVGKLNSHTAEQIAKHFNVLVLNSETNLPFTNLYQTPKTLGVDRIALVSGAAGQFPNEDVLIIDAGTCITYDFINSENEYLGGAISPGVRMRYEALNNLTANLPLLDTEQPKHIIGGSTQQSIHSGVVHGILNEIDGAVQAYRLKYPDLTVILTGGDTNFLSKQLKSSIFANPNFLLEGLNYILQFNSNE
- the lptC gene encoding LPS export ABC transporter periplasmic protein LptC is translated as MFFSCNNNLDKVQKLGISENEPIGVDYNMNVKYTDSGRVTANLISTKMLDYTNRDFPFREFVDGATLYVYDKDNKKSTVVADRAVVYEKTGIIDMRSNVVITTHDNSVLKTDQLYYDQKKEWLFTNFPVEFQTEQDLIKGNGFDSNSKFTNAEVLEVTGIITLEE
- a CDS encoding hemolysin family protein — encoded protein: MSIYVIIIIVSLILSAFFSGMEIAYVSSNKIHIEIEKKQDGLLAKALRKLTARPSKFITTMLIGNNIALVVYGFFMGDVLVNWFQSILPTNSGFLNYLLTDLSLFSQTVLSTLVILITAEFLPKVFFQIYANTLIKALAIPAYFFYVIFTLISEFIIWISDIILKTFFKTEGDQIQLAFTKVELGNYISEQMESVEAHDDVDSEIQIFQNALEFSEVKAREVMIPRTEIIAVEINDSVQNLNTLFTETGRTKILVYKDTIDDILGYVHSFELFKKAQTIKEILTPVEFVPETVLIKDVLSVLTKKRRSIAVVLDEYGGTSGIMTVEDIIEELFGEIEDEHDSDDSIEEKLDDDTYNFSARLEVDYINEAYKVNLPESENYETLGGLIVNHTEEIPAQNEVVKIDKFQFTILAVSNTKIDLVELKVQDDD
- a CDS encoding SurA N-terminal domain-containing protein; translation: MAVLNKIRQRSLFLILIIALALFSFVLADLFRNSEALTSKSQNVVATINGKDITREDFLQKVEAAQRQAGPNATNTQVMNRVWEQEVRQAVMETQFEELGITVEKDQIRDLLKTALSSSPEFLNEAGMFDENKLNEYIANLKETSAAGYQSWINYEKQLSLNALNQNYFNMVKAGLTGTLTEGELEHKLEGNKVDIKYVQVAYSTIADSTVQVSKSDISNYIKENKKQFEVEESRDIRYVKFEETASVEDEAAIKAELETYINGRLVDERGRKDTIVAFSQVKDNEEYINVIASSDIKFDDRFVFKSSLPTEFADDIYNLNEGEVYGPYKHDGYFKVSKVVAVKQIPDSAKVRHILIPFIGAQSAQPDVTQTEAEAKATADSLLAVLKRNRSKFEDFVTEFSSDQGSVNNGGRYDWHPYNTMVPEFNEFEFEGKTGDLGVVKTIFGFHIIEIEGQKDKKKAVQVGTIARTIEPSETTSNKVFRDASNFEIEAGKDDFEAVAKENNFAVRPVNGIKALDESIPGVGNQRPIVRWAFNEDSETGDIKRFNVPGGYVIAQLVAKHEAGLMSVEDATARVLPIIKKEKKAEIIRDRISASTLEDLAAAENTTVRTANGVNMKSPTISGAGREPLVVGAAFGLEEGETSNLIDGANGVYLIQVVKKTPAVELDNYQAAANRVEIQKSSAANSKVYNALKEAADIEDNRVKIQIQ
- a CDS encoding GYDIA family GHMP kinase; translated protein: MEKFHSNGKLLLTGEYVVLDGALSLAVPTKFGQSLRVELIKEPKIIWRSLDEKGMIWFEDEFKIDEINTSLSPRHDVSKRLFQILNAAKTLNPEFLNSSNGFKITTTLDFPRHWGLGTSSTLINNLAQWAGVDPYLLLKNTFGGSGYDIACAQNNNPITYQLINGKPVVNQVHFNPSFKDHLYFVYLNQKQNSRDGIKHYHANKGNSTALITDLNSITKKMLSVENLEDYEVLLYSHENIISKITNQTTVKRLLFNDFEGAVKSLGAWGGDFVLVTSKSNPTNYFKQKGFDTVIPYSEMIL
- a CDS encoding hydroxymethylglutaryl-CoA reductase, degradative, which encodes MSKPIAGFSKLSKSKKIDWIVNTYFSNANDAKSTLKQYWNSNEKLQQLHDEFIENTITNYYLPLGVAPNFLINDKLYTIPMAIEESSVVAAASKAAKFWLDRGGFKTEVISTTKIGQVHFIFNGDFEKLKQFFTQIKSQFFEDSEAITKNMRKRGGGILDIELRDKTNDIPNYYQLHVSFETLNAMGANFINSCLEQFAKTLKEQALNFDLFSEEEKQIEVVMSILSNYVPDCLVCAGVSCKVEDLAQNSISGEAFAHKFVQAVNIAEVEPYRAVTHNKGIMNGIDAVVLATGNDFRAVEAGVHAYASRNGQYSSLSHAKVEKGVFSFWIEIPLALGTVGGLTGLHPLVKLALELLHNPSAKELMQIVAVAGLAQNFAAVSSLITTGIQQGHMKMHLMNILNQFEATDSEKKTLTEHFKDNTVTHSAVTEAINKLRVKS
- a CDS encoding S9 family peptidase gives rise to the protein MKHLKFSFYVCLFVTSILSAQTKEITLEDIWKYGTFRTQYMDALHSMANGRQYSVLNFDRETRSTSIDIYDYKTLKKVKTLVTSANLDQIPYFTDYTFSKDEEKVILATNEEAIYRRSALGNYFIYDIKSGDLTLIDEDKIQEPTFSPDGTKVAFVKQNNIYVFNLNNGETTQVTSDGKKNEIINGITDWVYEEEFAFVRAFDWNADSDKIAFIRFDETQVPEFSMDVYGTELYQTQQVFKYPKAGEANSKVSLHIYDVESGNIKDVKVDKAYTDFYIPRIKWTKKANVLSAQYINRHQNELDLWLIDAKTNTSKLVLAETDDAYVDVTDNLTFLKDNSFIWTSEKDGFNHIYHYNENGTLINQVTKGNWEVTDYYGYDADNNTIFYQSTENGSINRDVYSIKLNGRNKERLTKNEGTNSAAFSADFSYFINTFSNATTPPEYTLNSASSGNVIKSIKDNDELSQKLSDYKTSEKEFSTINVNGNDLNMWMIKPADFDTNKEYPLLMYQYSGPGSQEVANHWNSANDYWYQHLAQQGYIIVCVDGRGTGFKGAEFKKVTQKELGKYEVEDQIAAAKKLGGLPYIDKSRIGIWGWSFGGFMSSNALFKGNDVFKMAIAVAPVSSWRFYDTIYTERYMTTPQENPTGYDENSPINHVNKLKGGFLLVHGSADDNVHLQNTMRLAEALIQADKQFDWAVYPDKNHGIYGGNTRLHLYKKMTHFINENLGDKIKKEEEKALEQVKIKG